One Azoarcus sp. DN11 DNA segment encodes these proteins:
- a CDS encoding GlxA family transcriptional regulator — protein sequence MGDNVRQASRSFDSRMRHSNQAYVQGGSPREAHPPICRRIGFVLLEHFSMMAFTGAVDALVTANLVSRQPLYRFETYSLEGPTVRSDLGINISVDAELPALDAKDLDILIICGGFRSNLEPRRPVVDKLREVARRQAILGSLWNGSYLLAHAGLLDGYTCTVHPDSRAGLEELRPQVRLLPNPFVIDRDRISSAGANSALGMMLAVIRHHHGDEMVRGIEEILACDRTLDDLPDSPMPTLVDDPTFPDALQTILQLMKNNIEEPLSIEDLALRARVSRRRIDRLFQRHLDTTPSRYYLETRLTRARRLLQQTNEPITSIAIACGFTSAPHFSRCYREFFGVSPSQVSARHRRG from the coding sequence ATGGGTGACAACGTGCGGCAGGCGTCGCGCAGCTTCGACAGCCGCATGCGGCACAGCAACCAGGCCTATGTACAGGGCGGATCGCCCCGTGAGGCTCATCCGCCGATCTGCCGCCGGATCGGCTTCGTGCTGCTCGAACATTTCTCGATGATGGCCTTCACCGGGGCGGTCGATGCGCTCGTCACCGCCAACCTGGTCAGTCGCCAGCCGCTCTACCGCTTTGAAACGTACAGCCTGGAAGGGCCGACGGTGCGCAGCGACCTGGGCATCAACATTTCGGTCGACGCGGAGTTGCCCGCGCTGGACGCGAAGGATCTCGACATCCTGATCATCTGCGGCGGGTTCCGCTCGAACCTCGAACCCCGGCGTCCGGTCGTCGACAAGCTGCGCGAGGTGGCGCGCCGGCAGGCCATCCTGGGCAGCCTGTGGAACGGCAGCTACCTGCTCGCGCACGCCGGCCTGCTGGATGGCTACACCTGCACCGTGCATCCGGACAGCCGTGCGGGACTCGAGGAGTTGCGCCCCCAGGTCCGGCTTCTGCCCAATCCCTTCGTCATCGACCGGGACCGTATCTCGTCGGCGGGAGCCAACAGCGCGTTGGGAATGATGCTCGCGGTGATCCGGCACCACCACGGCGACGAGATGGTGCGCGGCATCGAGGAGATCCTCGCCTGCGACCGGACGCTGGACGACCTTCCCGACAGCCCGATGCCGACGCTGGTGGACGACCCCACCTTCCCGGACGCGCTCCAGACCATCCTGCAACTGATGAAGAACAATATCGAGGAGCCCTTGAGCATCGAGGATCTCGCCCTGCGCGCACGGGTATCGCGGCGCCGGATCGATCGCCTCTTCCAGCGCCACCTCGACACGACGCCTTCGCGCTATTACCTCGAAACCCGCCTCACCCGCGCGCGCCGCCTGCTGCAGCAGACCAACGAGCCCATCACCAGCATCGCGATCGCCTGCGGCTTCACCAGCGCGCCCCACTTCAGCCGCTGCTACCGCGAGTTCTTCGGCGTCTCGCCCTCCCAGGTCAGCGCGCGACACCGCCGCGGCTGA
- a CDS encoding trimethylamine methyltransferase family protein, giving the protein MAPRSSMLPALERNLPYCEPMDPDQIARIDNASMAILEDVGVVFRDEIALEDWRKAGADVRGERVHLDRGLVRELISTIPSTWTYRARNIERSLPFGGKHSIFVPMTGAPFLRDLDDVRRLPTLADLNMFHKLAHLSPALHSTAHVIVEPMDVKVSHRHLHITYSSMKHSDKTFMGMTTSGRNAEDVLAMCDILFGADVLEETPVVTGNCNGNSPLVWDETMLSAMRAFCKRKQPVLCSPFVLGGANTPASVAPAVAQLNAEALSGLAYTQVIRTGAPAVYGHYLSTVSMKSGAPMAGTPEISLMNYMIGQMARFYDVPWRSSNTLGGAKTFDAQAGYESAMTMNSVLHAGTNYIWHSAGWNEAGMHCSVAKFVVDAEMCAMGYRMAEGVRWDDFDEAMQAVRDVGPGGHYLGHAHTLANFERAFFMPKLFDNNSIEQWQADGSQEITARALEYARKILGEYEEPKLDEATDEALRDFIARREREIPAADAVNTEY; this is encoded by the coding sequence ATGGCCCCCCGCTCCTCGATGCTGCCTGCATTGGAGCGCAATCTGCCGTATTGCGAGCCGATGGACCCCGACCAGATTGCGCGGATCGACAACGCCTCGATGGCGATCCTTGAAGACGTCGGCGTCGTCTTCCGCGACGAGATTGCCCTCGAGGACTGGCGCAAGGCCGGCGCGGACGTGCGCGGCGAGCGCGTGCACCTGGACCGCGGCCTGGTGCGCGAACTGATTTCGACGATTCCGTCGACCTGGACCTACCGCGCGCGCAATATCGAAAGAAGTCTCCCCTTCGGCGGCAAGCATTCGATCTTCGTGCCGATGACCGGCGCGCCCTTCCTGCGCGATCTCGACGACGTGCGGCGGCTGCCGACGCTTGCCGACCTCAACATGTTCCACAAGCTCGCGCACCTGTCGCCGGCCCTGCATTCGACCGCGCACGTCATCGTCGAGCCGATGGACGTGAAGGTCAGCCATCGCCATCTCCACATCACGTACTCGTCGATGAAACACTCCGACAAGACCTTCATGGGGATGACCACCTCCGGCAGGAATGCCGAGGACGTGCTGGCGATGTGCGACATCCTCTTCGGCGCCGACGTGCTCGAGGAGACCCCGGTCGTGACGGGCAACTGCAACGGGAATTCGCCGCTGGTGTGGGACGAGACGATGCTGTCGGCGATGCGTGCCTTCTGCAAGCGCAAGCAGCCCGTGCTGTGTTCGCCCTTCGTGCTCGGCGGCGCGAACACGCCGGCGTCGGTCGCGCCCGCCGTCGCCCAGCTCAACGCCGAGGCCCTGTCGGGCCTCGCCTACACGCAGGTGATCCGCACGGGCGCACCGGCGGTGTACGGTCATTACCTCTCCACGGTGTCGATGAAGTCGGGCGCGCCGATGGCCGGCACGCCGGAGATCAGCCTGATGAACTACATGATCGGGCAGATGGCGCGCTTCTATGACGTTCCCTGGCGCAGCTCCAATACGCTCGGCGGGGCGAAGACCTTCGACGCCCAGGCGGGCTACGAGAGCGCGATGACCATGAATTCGGTTCTCCACGCCGGCACCAATTACATCTGGCATTCGGCCGGCTGGAACGAGGCCGGGATGCATTGCTCGGTGGCGAAGTTCGTCGTCGATGCCGAGATGTGCGCCATGGGCTATCGCATGGCCGAAGGGGTGCGCTGGGACGATTTCGACGAGGCCATGCAGGCGGTCCGCGATGTCGGCCCCGGCGGCCACTATCTCGGCCACGCGCACACGCTGGCGAATTTCGAACGCGCCTTTTTCATGCCGAAATTGTTCGATAACAATTCGATCGAGCAATGGCAGGCGGACGGCTCGCAGGAGATCACCGCGCGCGCGCTCGAATACGCCAGGAAAATCCTGGGCGAATACGAGGAACCGAAACTCGACGAAGCCACGGACGAAGCCTTGCGCGATTTCATCGCTCGGCGCGAACGGGAAATCCCCGCCGCCGATGCCGTCAATACCGAATACTGA
- a CDS encoding LysR family transcriptional regulator translates to MSKPADPDQTLLKMPSLRAVKCFVAAARYQSFTRAAETLCVTQAAVSRQIRELEDHLGTALFKRVGRSVELTTAGSLFFDAAQLSFINIAQAADRIREDEGRAARPRRSLTLCCSPAFSALWMAHRLPSFFSANPDTDLNLVTTQNFLSMEPGIHPDIFITKMSRVRPGYISVPLFHDRIYPVCTPRYLEAHPDIRTLEGLRDGVLLNLSPYGRSQVAEHVDWGIWFAIHHLDMEDRVRRGPHYFNANDYNLLVQMVLNDQGVALGWDHLVGPLVERGLLVRPVEEEVVLEETHHYLSYREDKADDCAMIRFRDWFLDQSGIQANV, encoded by the coding sequence ATGAGTAAGCCTGCCGACCCCGATCAGACACTCCTCAAGATGCCCTCGCTGCGGGCAGTGAAGTGTTTCGTTGCCGCCGCGCGATACCAGAGCTTCACCCGGGCCGCGGAGACGCTCTGCGTGACTCAGGCGGCCGTCAGCCGCCAGATCCGCGAACTCGAGGATCACCTCGGCACAGCCCTCTTCAAGCGCGTCGGGCGTTCGGTCGAACTCACCACCGCCGGGTCCCTCTTTTTCGACGCCGCGCAATTGTCGTTCATCAACATCGCGCAAGCGGCGGACCGGATCCGCGAAGACGAGGGCCGGGCTGCGCGGCCGCGGCGCAGCCTGACCCTGTGCTGTTCGCCGGCTTTCTCGGCGCTGTGGATGGCGCATCGCCTGCCGAGCTTCTTCAGCGCGAACCCGGACACCGATCTCAATCTGGTCACCACCCAGAATTTTCTCTCGATGGAACCGGGCATCCATCCCGATATTTTCATCACGAAGATGTCACGCGTAAGGCCGGGCTACATCAGCGTGCCGCTGTTCCATGACCGCATCTATCCGGTATGCACGCCGCGCTATCTTGAGGCGCATCCGGACATCCGGACCCTGGAGGGGCTGAGGGATGGCGTACTGCTCAACCTGAGCCCCTACGGGCGCTCGCAGGTCGCCGAGCACGTCGATTGGGGGATCTGGTTCGCCATTCACCACCTCGACATGGAAGACCGCGTGCGCCGCGGTCCCCACTACTTCAACGCCAACGATTACAACCTCCTCGTTCAGATGGTGCTCAATGACCAGGGGGTCGCCCTCGGCTGGGATCATCTGGTCGGACCGCTGGTCGAACGGGGGCTGCTGGTCAGGCCGGTCGAAGAGGAAGTGGTGCTGGAAGAGACTCACCATTACCTGTCCTACCGCGAGGACAAGGCGGACGATTGCGCCATGATCCGCTTCCGGGACTGGTTCCTGGATCAAAGCGGCATTCAGGCGAACGTCTGA
- a CDS encoding aromatic ring-hydroxylating dioxygenase subunit alpha yields the protein MSNQTKTIAFLQQRKARHGLPGELYSDADAYREDLAQIWHKEWIFAGHAFEIEKPGQYITLQIGDYPIAVVRGADGEIRAFHNACRHRGSRVCGEARGKAAKLVCPYHKWTFDLDGKLLFAGNMGSNFDKQQYGLKPAHCAVVESYIYVCVAETAPDFENFRKAVTPFIAPHGLDNCKIAHEVSIVEKGNWKLVFENNRECYHCEGSHPELLNSYVENLSVAGIASGEEPELAAFWDRCEAGGLPSRLVMAENGQFRMTRIPLAPNAASYTMDGRPAVSRRLDRSGVENIGALLYFNYPSTWNHFLGDHALSFRVLPMGPNETLLTTKWLVHKDAEAGVDYDIDHLTRVWKATNDQDRRLVEGTQAGVSSPAYVPGPYSDTAENGPCQFDDWYCDTMRRKLNV from the coding sequence GTGAGCAATCAAACCAAGACCATCGCTTTTCTGCAGCAGCGCAAGGCGCGTCATGGCCTTCCGGGCGAGCTTTACAGCGATGCGGATGCATATCGCGAAGACCTGGCCCAGATTTGGCACAAGGAATGGATCTTTGCGGGGCACGCATTCGAGATCGAAAAGCCGGGGCAATATATCACCCTTCAGATCGGGGATTATCCGATCGCCGTAGTGCGGGGGGCAGACGGCGAAATTCGCGCCTTCCATAACGCCTGCCGTCATCGCGGATCCAGGGTTTGCGGCGAGGCGCGCGGCAAGGCGGCCAAACTGGTTTGCCCGTACCACAAATGGACGTTCGACCTGGATGGCAAATTGCTGTTTGCCGGAAACATGGGCAGCAATTTCGATAAACAGCAGTACGGCTTGAAGCCCGCGCATTGTGCGGTCGTGGAAAGCTACATTTATGTTTGCGTAGCGGAAACGGCTCCCGATTTCGAGAACTTCCGCAAGGCCGTCACGCCCTTTATTGCTCCTCACGGCCTGGATAACTGCAAGATCGCACACGAGGTCAGCATCGTCGAGAAGGGCAACTGGAAGCTGGTGTTCGAAAACAATCGCGAGTGCTATCACTGCGAGGGGTCCCACCCGGAATTACTGAATTCCTACGTCGAGAACCTCTCGGTGGCTGGCATCGCAAGCGGGGAGGAGCCCGAGCTTGCCGCTTTCTGGGACCGTTGCGAAGCGGGAGGCCTTCCGAGCCGGCTCGTGATGGCCGAGAACGGCCAGTTCCGCATGACCCGCATTCCGCTTGCGCCGAATGCCGCCAGTTACACGATGGATGGAAGGCCGGCGGTGTCGCGCCGCCTCGATCGGAGTGGCGTGGAGAACATCGGCGCGCTGCTCTATTTCAACTACCCCTCGACCTGGAACCATTTCCTCGGCGATCACGCGTTGAGCTTTCGCGTCCTGCCGATGGGCCCGAACGAAACCCTGCTGACCACCAAGTGGCTGGTGCACAAGGATGCCGAGGCGGGGGTCGATTACGACATCGACCACCTGACCCGCGTGTGGAAAGCGACGAACGACCAGGACCGCAGGCTCGTCGAGGGGACGCAGGCGGGCGTGAGCTCTCCCGCTTACGTACCGGGCCCCTATTCGGACACCGCCGAGAACGGTCCCTGCCAGTTCGACGACTGGTATTGCGACACGATGCGCCGCAAGCTGAACGTTTGA